Proteins encoded by one window of Arachis ipaensis cultivar K30076 chromosome B04, Araip1.1, whole genome shotgun sequence:
- the LOC107636323 gene encoding uncharacterized protein LOC107636323, with product MHRPDEEKTAFITPRGIYCYKVMPFGLKNAGATYQRLMNKIFSDLIGRTVEVYVDDILAKTTRPEDLLSDLGNVFAALRRHGMRLNPLKCAFSMEAGKFLGFMITQRGVEANPEKCQAILKMRSPGCIKDVQRLAGRLTALSRFLGASAAKALPFFNLMRKGIAFEWTPACEEAFNHFKEILATPPVLAREVESTRLEVCSDSQVVTSQVNGSYQARDSLLQKYLEKVKELAKQFEEVAVQHVPRERNTRVDLLSKLASMKPGVGNRSLIQGMIKEPAVALHLTKIGPSWMDPITDFLENGKLPEDEKEAKALRREAARYEIIQGQLFKKRLSQPLLKCLHPDQTDYVLREVHEGCCGHHIGGKSLARKLIRAGYYWPSMMVDSKEFGVDLLGPFPVGPGQVKYLIVAIDYNTKWIEAEPLASISSANCRKFMWRQMITRFGIPEVVISDNGTQFTDKKFMEFLAGLGIKQKFSSIEHPQTNGQVEATNKVVLLGLKKRLDNKKGAWADELASVLWSYRTTEQSFTGETPFRLTYGVDAMIPVEIGEPSPRLLLKGVEEAVEKDLADKAREIAHLSEIALKQRMALRYNSKVLKREFEQNDLVLRRNDIGLPTQGEGKLAVNWEGPYRVKEVIGKGAYKLEKLDGREIPRTWNASNLRRFYS from the exons atgcaccgacctgacGAAGAGAAAACAGCGTTCATAACGCCGAGGGGGATATattgttacaaggtaatgccatTCGGCCTGAAGAACGCCGGGGCCACTTACCAAAGGctaatgaacaagatattcagcgACCTCATAGGCAGGACggtggaagtctatgtggacgatatCCTGGCCAAGACCACTCGCCCTGAGGACCTCCTAAGCGACCTAGGAAATGTGTTCGCGGCCCTCCGacgacacggcatgaggctcaacccccTCAAATGTGCCTTTTCCATGGAGGCCGGGAAATTCCTAGGATTTATGATAACTCAAAGGGGGGTGGAAGCTAATCCTGAAAAATGCCAAGCGATACTTAAAATGAGGAGCCCGGGCTGCATCAAAGACGTTCAGAGACTGGCAGGAAGGCTCACCGCACTATCTCGCTTCCTTGGGGCATCGGCAGCGAAAGCCCTGCCTTTCTTCAACCTGATGAGAAAGGGGATAGCGTTTGAATGGACTCCAGCGTGCGAGGAAGCGTTCAATCACTTCAAAGAGATCCTTGCAACGCCACCTGTACTCG CTCGGGAAGTCGAATCTACGAGGTTGGAAGTGTGCAGCGACTCACAGGTCGTTACCTCGCAAGTGAACGGAAGCTACCAAGCTAGGGACTCGCTATTGCAAAAGTACTTGGAGAAGGTCAAAGAGCTGGCCAAACAGTTCGAAGAGGTTGCAGTCCAACACGTTCCAagggaaaggaacacacgggtAGACCTCCTATCTAAGCTAGCAAGCATGAAACCGGGGGTGGGCAACAGATCCCTCATTCAAGGAATGATAAAGGAACCGGCAGTCGCCCTCCACCTGACAAAGATAGGCCCCTCATGGATGGACCCCATCACTGACTTCCTGGAAAACGGAAAACTCCCTGAAGATGAGAAGGAAGCTAAAGCATtgagaagggaggcggccagataTGAGATCATACAAGGCCAACTATTCAAAAAGAGACTTAGCCAGCCCTTGCTGAAGTGTCTTCAtcccgaccaaacggactacgtactcagagaagtccacgagggatgcTGTGGTCACCACATTGGGGGCAAATCCCTAGCAAGaaagctcatccgagctggatattactggccGTCGATGATGGTCGACTCAAAAGAGTTC GGAGTCGATCTACTCGGACCTTTCCCGGTTGGCCCGgggcaagtcaaatacctcatagtcGCCATCGACTAcaacaccaaatggatagaggctgaaccACTGGCGAGCATATCCTCAGCCAATTGTCgaaagttcatgtggagacagatGATAACTCGATTTGGCATACCGGAAGTCGTCATCTCTGACAACGGGACACAGTTCACCGACAAGAAATTCATGGAGTTCCTTGCCGGCCTGGGCATAAAGCAGAAATTCTCCTCAATAGAACATCCCCAGACAAACGGTCAAGTTGAGGCCACAAACAAAGTCGTCTTGCTAGGCCTCAAGAAGCGGCTGGACAACAAAAAAGGGGCATGGGCCGACGAACTCGCCTCGGTTCTCTGGTCCTACCGAACAACCGAGCAATCCTTCACAGGTGAAACCCCTTTCCGCCTGACCTACGGAGTGGACGCAATGATACCCGTTGAGATCGGCGAGCCAAGCCCACGATTACTTCTGAAGGGAGTAGAGGAAGCGGTGGAAAAAGATTTAGCAGACAAGGCTAGGGAGATAGCCCATTTGTCAGAAATAGCACTAAAACAAAGAATGGCCCTACGCTACAACTCCAAAGTACTCAAGAGGGAATTTGAGCAAAACGACCTTGTCCTACGGCGCAACGACATCGGGCTACCGACCCAAGGAGAAGGTAAACTGGCGGTgaactgggaaggcccctacagagtcAAAGAAGTGATAGGCAAGGGCGCCTACAAACTAGAGAAGCTCGATGGAAGGGAGATCCCAAGAACTTGGAACGCAAGTAACCTGAGAAGGTTTTACTCCTAG